Below is a genomic region from Pseudarthrobacter sulfonivorans.
TTGGCGGTGTGGAGGGTCATCAGCGTGACCACGCCCAGGCGTTTGGCTTCGGCCACGGCGGCGTCGATGTCCGCGCCGGGGGCGTCCGGGATCTGGTCCGCGTCTGCCACCAGCGACACCTGTTCCAGGAACGCACCCAGGGAACCTTCCGGGTTCTCCTGTTCGTATTCACGTACGACGGCGACGAGTTCCGCCAGGTTCTCCACGCGGGACTCATCCTGTGGATCAGTGCTGGAACGCAGCCCGGCAAGGTAGCCGGTCTGTTCCAGGACAGCCTCCAGCGCAGCGGCGGCACCCGAACCGGAGGCAACCTCTGCGAGATCGTCCAGCAGTTTCACAAACCCGAGGACGGCGTTGACGGAACGGGTGGCCATGCCGGGAGCTTCTTCAGCCCGCCGGGCGGCGGCCATGAACGACATCCGTTCGCGCTCGGCCAGTGCGGCCACGGCACCTTCGGCGCGGTCACCAATGCCGCGCTTGGGTTCGTTGAGCACCCGGCGCAGGTTGACGTCGTCGTCCGGGTTCACCAGAACGCGGAGGTACGCGAGGGCGTCCTTGATTTCCTTGCGGTCGTAGAAGCGGGTGCCGCCCACCACCTTGTACGGCAGGCCTACCCGGACCAGCACATCCTCAATGGAACGGGACTGCGCGTTGGTGCGGTAGAAAATGGCAACATCACCGGGGCGGAGGTTGTCCTCGTCCTGGAGCCGGTCAATCTCCTTGGCAATGAACTGGGCCTCGGCGTGCTCGTTCTCGCCCACATAGCCGATGATCTTGTGGCCCTCGCCCTCGGCGGTCCACAGCCGCTTGTCGGGGCGGTTGGGGTTGCGTGAGATCACGGAGTTGGCCGCGCTGAGGATGTTCTGCGTGGAGCGGTAGTTCTGCTCCAGTTTGATGGTGCGGGCGTCCGGGTAGTCCTTTTCGAACTCCACGATGTTGCGGATGTCGGCGCCGCGGAAGGCGTAGATGGATTGGTCGGAGTCGCCCACGACGGTGAGCTCGGACGCACCGGGGCCCTCACCCACTATCTCGCGGACCAGGGCGTACTGGGCGTGGTTGGTGTCCTGGTACTCGTCCACGAGGACGTGCCGGAACCGCCGCCGGTAGGAATCGGCGAGCGCCGGGAAGGCGCGGAACATGTAGACGGTCTCGGCGATGAGGTCATCGAAGTCCATGGCGTTGGCCTGGCGCAGCCGCTGAGTGTAGCCCTTGAACACGTCAGCCACGGCGGACTCGAAGGGATCGTTGTGGTTCGCGGAGGACGAGAAGGAATCGGCATCGATGAGCTCGTTCTTGAGCGCGGAGATCTTGTGCTGGATGGCCTTGGGCGCGAACTTCTTGGGATCCAGGTCCAGACTCTTGGAGACCTGGATGACCAGCCGCAGCGAGTCCGCGGAGTCGTAGATGGAGAAGTTCGACTTCCGGCCGACGTTGGCGGCCTCCTGGCGCAGGATACGCACGCAGGACGAGTGGAACGTGGAGATCCACATGATCTTGGCGCGTCCACCCACCAGCGCAGCGATACGCTCCCGCATCTCGGCGGCGGCCTTGTTGGTGAACGTGATGGCCAGGATCTCACCGTGATGCGCGCGGTGGGTGGCAATGAGGTACGCGATCCGGTTACTGAGGACGCGGGTCTTTCCCGAGCCGGCGCCGGCCACAATAAGCAGGGCGCCGCCAGCGTGCTTGACGGCCTCCTCCTGCTGCGGGTTAAGCCCCTGCAGGAGTTCCTCGGCGTTGGGCCGGTGGTGGGCCGGCTCGCCGTTGCCGTCATGAGAGGGCTGCTGGTTGGCCCAGCCGCCCGTGCGCTGGGCGCCCTGTTCTGCTGCGTGTTCGGACCCGCTGCCAGGCCCGCCGCCACCGAATTCGGCGGCCGCGGCGAGGCCTTCCGGGCGCGACCTGGTGCGGGCGGAGGCTGGCGTGGCGGCCTTGAACGGTCCGTCAGAGTACGGGTCAAACAACATATCCATGGTGCCTACAAGTCTAGGCGGTGGGGCTGACAGTCAGGTCCAACCCTGTGGATAACACCGTGAGCCCAACCTCGGAAACGCGCAAAAGCGGCCCGGACTCAGGCCACGGAGCCCGACTCGAGGGCGGCACGCAGCTCCCGTACCGCCGTCGTGCCTCCCGCCATAAACCAGTCCAGGCCGTTGATCCGGACCGTGTCCGTGGCACCGCCGGCGGCCCGGACGATTGCCTTGCCGGGCAGCCAGTCCCATTCCGGGCAGCTGTGCTGGAACCAGCATCCCAGCTGGCCATCGGCCACCCGGCCCAGGTCGCAGGACCCGGAGCCGAACATCCGCAGCGCCGCGGCGGAAGTGGCGGCAGCATGCCACGGCATGGCGCAGAGCGGATCCATCAGCCAGGTGGGGTGGATGTAGGTGGCTGCGCCGAGTTCGGCGAGCGCGGTCGCATTGCGCGCGGTGCCGTCCTGGCCGGCCCCCGCGTCCCGGTAGGCGGTCATCACCTCTCCATTCAGCGTGGCCGTGTGGGCCGTGCCGCCGAGCCAGAGTTTGTCCTCCTCGGGCTGGAATATCGCGCCGAGCAGCACATCGGACGAGTCCTTCAGTGCGAGGGCCGAGCACCAGTACGTGGATCCGTGCAGGAAGTTATAGGTGCCATCCACGGGGTCGATCACCCAGGTACGGCCGCTGGTGCCGGCCACCGAAGCGCCTTCCTCCCCCAGGATGCCGTCCTCCGGCCGGCAGCGCTGCAGCTGCCCCAGCACGTAGGCTTCCGCAGCGTGGTCCGCAGCGGTCACCACGTCGGAGATGGAGGTTTTCTGCTGGGACTGCAGCCCGGCCATGCGCATCAGGAGCGCCAGTTGCCCGGCTTCGCGCACCAGCGCGGAGGCCAGCTGATAGTCGTCCAGGGCGGGGTCAAGTTCAAGGGCGCTGTGCCGGCCAGTGGTCATGGACCCAGTTTAGGTGGCGGGATAATGGTGCCATGGCCAAAACCCCAGCGCAGCGGATCAAGAAGCACGGCTCCAAGGCGGCTGTTCCGCAGCACAGCCTCCCGCCGGTCATCAACCCCTCCACCAGACGTTCGCCGCAGAAGGCCCAGAGCAACACCAACCTGATCCTCATCGCGGGAGTCGTGGTCAGCCTTTTCCTGTTCTGGTACGTCCACCTGCTCACGCTCCAGCAGCTCACCCAGCTCTCCGGCGGCCTGGCCATGCCGGATTCCCTGGTGGGCGGTTTTGACGCCGGCTATGTTGGCCAATTGAACGCCGCCATGGACGACGACGCCCGCGGCCAGCTCAACTACGTCCACAAGACTGCCGGCACACTGCTCCCGCTGATCTTCGGCTTCACGTGGCTGCTCCTGATCGGAACCAACGTCGCCAGGAAGACGCTCCGCTGGGCCCTCTGGGCGGTGCCGCTGCTGTTTGTGGTGGTCCGGTTGTGGGGCAATGTCGCCGTCGATGCCGCGCTGGGATCGGAAACGGCCGACGCCGGCCAAGTCGCCTTGGCGTCCGGGCTCACCGTTGCCGGGTGGGTGCTGTTCGTCCTCAGCCTGCTGGCCGGGGCAGCAGCAGTGTTCCTGGGCAAACGGCCGCGCCAGCAGTAGGTTCCCGCCCGTACCTCCGGAGAGTTCTCCCCATACCGTTCCTGCCGGACACCCCGATAGTGTGTCCAGTGCCGGCATCCGATGCCGGGGATCTTAAACATCGGGGGAATCCATGGGGGAATCACGGACGGATCCTGCTCTCAATATCTTTGAGATCAGCGGACTGGCCTGGGCGTCAACTGTCCACAAGGCGGCGGAAGTACTGGCGAACGAGGCGGATGGCGACCTTTCCGCGTACCGGGAGTCGGCCCAGGCCGAGGCCAGCCGCCAACTGGATGCTGAAGACCCCCAGGCCATGGAAGCCGAGCTGCGCCGGGCAGGAATTGTCGACGGGCAGGGCGCCATCACCCGGCAGTGGGTGCTCGCAGTGTGGATTGCGGCGTCTGCTCCCGTGAAGGCCGCGGCGGTGGTCCAAACACAGGAGCTGTCCGTCCACACCGAGATAGGACTCGCCGGCGGGCGGGGCGTTGGAATCACCTATTACCGCAGGATCCGGCACGGTGTGGACGGTGTGGCCGTGACGGAAGTCCGCAACGCGGTCGAAGTTTCCTTCTTCCGCGAGGAAGATGCCTGGGCTGCCATCCGGCGCCATTTGCCCGCGGCCGCGGAACGGCTGGCGGCACCGGATACCGTCATCGAGGAAACCGGTCCTGTCGCCACCCATGCGTTCCATCTTGAGGTGTCCGCTGCGGTGCCCGCTGCGGACCAGGGACATCACTCGGGACATCTCAGTAGAGACGCCTGGGCTCTGGCGGAGCGTAGCTATTCCATTGCTGACCTCAGCCGCGAGTTTGCGTGGCGTGTGCTCGGAGCCCGCGAGTACCTTGCCAGCGCTGCGGAAAAGGCGGCGTGACCATGGCCCTGTACGGAATGGACGTGGAGAGCGGGCGGCGCCTCAGCGAAGAGTTTGCCCGCACCAGTGACCGACTGCTGGCCCTGAGCGGCAGCCTGACTCCGCTGATCACCGGTGCGCCCTGGAATGGTGACGACGGAAAGCGGTTCACGGATGAGTGGATTGGACACCGGCGGCAGCTGATCGGGACTGCCCATGCACTCGCGGCCGCTTCCAAGGCCGTCAAACAGAATGTTGAGGAACAAGTGGCGGCCAGCCGCCGCTTGGAGGCAAGCGCGGCACCCCAAACTACCGGCGGTCCCTCAATCTTTGACCAGCTAATGGACTCCGTAGCCGACGCCACAGAGGACCTGTGGGACACCGCCGGAGAAGTTACGGAGGCTGTCGGGGACACAGTCAGCAACACGTGGCACTACGTCCAGGACATCGCTCCGCTTCCCATCAGGAACATCATGGATGCGCAGGGAAATGTCTTCAGCCAAGCCGGCAACGTCGCGGAGATGGGCTGGCGATGGCTGACGTCGGGCGAACCGCCATCCATCACAGAGCTTGTCTCCAACAGCGTGATGCTGGCAGCTTCCTTGGAGAACCTCAGACAGGCCACTTTCACCCTGGGCTTTTCCAACCCGCACCTGTTCGACGACGGCCGGCCCGTCGCAGGGGATCCCATTCCCGTCGGAGTGGGTAACCCGGAGGACACAGACGACAACGGACGGACGCAGACGCCGGTCCCGGCCACCGTCAGCGCCATCCTGTCAACCACAGACGCGGCCTACAGCGACCCCGGCATGCCCGGTACGCCCGATACAGGCGTCCGGATCACCACAGTTGAGAAGCCAGGCCAGCCGCCCGCGTATATCATCAGCATTCCGGGCACCACCCGGTGGGAGCCGGACGGAGCCGCAAATCCAACGGACCTGACGGGCAACCTTGAGCTGGCCGGCGGCAACCTGTCCACCGCCGCGGAGGCCGTTCGGCTGGCCATGGAACAGGCAGGCATTCCCGAAGGCGCACCGGTGATGCTCTCCGGGCACTCCCAAGGTGGAATGATCGCCGCGGCCCTGGCTTCGGACAGCGGTTTCACAGACCGCTTCAATGTCACCAATGTGGTCACGTTCGGTTCACCCGTGGATTCCACGCCCATCCCGCCGTCCATCGATGTCCTGGCACTGCAGCACGATGGCGACCCCGTTCCGCAGGTGGACCTGGGAGACGCGACCGCGTGGCCGGACGGCACCATCTCCGCCAGCCACGACAACGGCGCCACGATCGTCACCCTGCCCAACCCTGACGTCGACCCGGGGTTTGCCGGGATCGAGTATCACCACGCCAACCGTTACGTGGATTCAGTCAGCCAGCAGGAGGCCGGAGGACCGATTGCCCAGTACAGTCAACAGCAATCAACCCAAAGGTTCCTGACCTCGGACGCCAGCCAAGTCACCTCGACAGTGTCTAACATCTCCCGAAAGCAGTAACAATGCACCGACTCAAAACCGTTGCCGGAGCGCTCACCTTGGCGATGGCCGTCCTTGGCCTCTCAGCCTGCGTCGTGTCAGGCGCTTCGCCGGCTGACCGCCTGAAAAAGGATATGCAGGACGCCGCGATGTCGGTTCCTGGAGTTGAATCGGCCCAGGTCAACGTCAACATGAACACGTCCGGAAACTTCATCAACGTGAAGTTGGTGGGGACCAGCAATGACGAGGCCGCCCTCGCGGAGGTGCTCGGCGAGGCCCTCCCGCCGATGCTGGAGAAAACCGAAGACCTTGAGTCAGGCTCCTTCGCCATCAGCATCTTCTCACCGGACGACGCCGTGTCCGCCGGGGCCGACGCACTCGGCTACTCCGGGGGGAAATCGCTGAGCAACTTCCGCGAATTCTTCGTCAATTAGCCAACCGGCGGGAGGTCAGCGGCTACCCGCAGACGCGACCGAGCGTACTTCCTTCCGGTGCCGGTGGACCCGCTGTGCGATCACCAGACCTGAGGCAGCCACACCCACAGTGACGGGGTAGCCCATCAGCCGTTCCAGGGTGCCCGGTTCCGGAACGTCCATCCCCGTGAGACCGCCGGTCGCCAGCGCAGCGAGCGACACCAGCCCGCAGACCAGGACGAGCCAACCCAGGGGCGTCTGCCGCAGCCACAGGATGCCCAGCACCACGAGGGCCGCCGCGCCGGCGAGGAAATACACCACCGCGCCGATGAAGTGGAAGGCCGAGCCGGCATCCTCCGGCACCAGGCCAACCACCATGGTCCCGGCACCGGCGGCGCCGGTCAGGATCCGAACGCAGACCGCAGCCAGCCAAGGCTTCCGGCGCCCAGGCTGGACCCGGGCCCCTGCCCTGGCGGCGACACACAGCAGCCCCGATCCCAGCAGCA
It encodes:
- the pcrA gene encoding DNA helicase PcrA, with translation MLFDPYSDGPFKAATPASARTRSRPEGLAAAAEFGGGGPGSGSEHAAEQGAQRTGGWANQQPSHDGNGEPAHHRPNAEELLQGLNPQQEEAVKHAGGALLIVAGAGSGKTRVLSNRIAYLIATHRAHHGEILAITFTNKAAAEMRERIAALVGGRAKIMWISTFHSSCVRILRQEAANVGRKSNFSIYDSADSLRLVIQVSKSLDLDPKKFAPKAIQHKISALKNELIDADSFSSSANHNDPFESAVADVFKGYTQRLRQANAMDFDDLIAETVYMFRAFPALADSYRRRFRHVLVDEYQDTNHAQYALVREIVGEGPGASELTVVGDSDQSIYAFRGADIRNIVEFEKDYPDARTIKLEQNYRSTQNILSAANSVISRNPNRPDKRLWTAEGEGHKIIGYVGENEHAEAQFIAKEIDRLQDEDNLRPGDVAIFYRTNAQSRSIEDVLVRVGLPYKVVGGTRFYDRKEIKDALAYLRVLVNPDDDVNLRRVLNEPKRGIGDRAEGAVAALAERERMSFMAAARRAEEAPGMATRSVNAVLGFVKLLDDLAEVASGSGAAAALEAVLEQTGYLAGLRSSTDPQDESRVENLAELVAVVREYEQENPEGSLGAFLEQVSLVADADQIPDAPGADIDAAVAEAKRLGVVTLMTLHTAKGLEFPVVFLTGMEHGLFPHQRSATDPKELAEERRLAYVGLTRARKRLYVTRSEVRSMWGQSQYNPASQFLEEIPAELLDWKREGTSRQSGGWGSSSASIGSSRYGGSFWGAGTSRGAAADTSAGFNADVPAAIAKNRVQPQKEIVAVSVGDKVNHTSFGNGTVLALEGAGDKTVAKVKFSVGEKRLLLRYAPLTKLDA
- a CDS encoding inositol monophosphatase family protein; the encoded protein is MTTGRHSALELDPALDDYQLASALVREAGQLALLMRMAGLQSQQKTSISDVVTAADHAAEAYVLGQLQRCRPEDGILGEEGASVAGTSGRTWVIDPVDGTYNFLHGSTYWCSALALKDSSDVLLGAIFQPEEDKLWLGGTAHTATLNGEVMTAYRDAGAGQDGTARNATALAELGAATYIHPTWLMDPLCAMPWHAAATSAAALRMFGSGSCDLGRVADGQLGCWFQHSCPEWDWLPGKAIVRAAGGATDTVRINGLDWFMAGGTTAVRELRAALESGSVA
- a CDS encoding DUF998 domain-containing protein is translated as MRSAPTSAPAVAYLPDTASTRQYIGAWSVLSVLQYFVAETAVIGAWAGPLPYDRRTGYISDLGAVNCGIYDGRDVCSPLHWLMNASFVVQGLGMLLGALLLGSGLLCVAARAGARVQPGRRKPWLAAVCVRILTGAAGAGTMVVGLVPEDAGSAFHFIGAVVYFLAGAAALVVLGILWLRQTPLGWLVLVCGLVSLAALATGGLTGMDVPEPGTLERLMGYPVTVGVAASGLVIAQRVHRHRKEVRSVASAGSR